A genome region from Synchiropus splendidus isolate RoL2022-P1 chromosome 5, RoL_Sspl_1.0, whole genome shotgun sequence includes the following:
- the prrg4 gene encoding transmembrane gamma-carboxyglutamic acid protein 4, whose product MLLNVLVLLALLTRGDPACVKKVALNQEEPLAEDVFVEEGQANAFLGRHLLFNRFDFEIFVPGNLERECWEEDCNYEEAREVFENIPDTDAFWKKYIADKERRSTRVDVTSLLVGLIISGIAVVILCLLLWYFCQGRCKDGFSRPGSAQAHPRRRSNASLIMYRLEEMSLQPGRRPAHMPPLEEVEPPGLPTYEQAIAKSGQHDAPPPPYPGSRPGTIRR is encoded by the exons ATGTTGCTGAATGTGCTGGTTCTCCTCGCCCTGCTGACCCGGGGGGACCCGGCCTGTGTGAAGAAGGTCGCTCTAAATCAGGAGGAGCCACTGGCTGAAGACG TGTTCGTAGAGGAAGGGCAGGCAAACGCGTTCCTGGGTCGCCATCTGCTGTTCAACCGGTTCGACTTCGAGATCTTTGTCCCCGGGAATTTGGAGCGGGAATGTTGGGAAGAGGACTGCAACTACGAGGAGGCAAGAGAGGTCTTTGAAAACATCCCGGATACA gATGCCTTTTGGAAAAAATACATCGCAG ATAAGGAGAGACGCTCCACACGGGTGGATGTGACGTCTCTACTGGTGGGCTTGATCATCTCGGGTATTGCCGTGGTGATTCTCTGTCTCCTGCTGTGGTATTTCTGTCAAGGCAGATGTAAGGACGGCTTTAGCCGACCGGG CTCAGCTCAGGCTCATCCTCGGAGAAGGAGCAACGCTTCTCTAATAATGTATCGACTGGAGGAAATGTCTCTGCAGCCGGGGCGTCGTCCTGCTCACATGCCACCATTGGAGGAGGTCGAGCCCCCAGGACTGCCCACGTATGAACAGGCCATCGCTAAAAGTGGACAGCATGATGCCCCTCCACCTCCATATCCGGG GTCAAGACCTGGAACCATTCGTCGGTAG
- the wt1b gene encoding WT1 transcription factor b isoform X1 encodes MLTEPCGTMAMGSEVRDLALLTGPPLPSLTGVSGGCGMSMGSGQWTQLLDLHSGSTYNSLPSHHSIIKQEPGWAGGEVVEDPHCGLGAFTVHFSGQLTGSGPCRVGAFGESTASQPRVFPNGPYLSGCVESPPVGRNQGYGAMSLENNPSYGHTPSHHTPPFSSLSFKHEDPLSPANTIGDQQYPGPPPMFGCHSPPESCPSSQGLLLRNYNSDNLYQMASQLECVTWNQMNTLASSMKSSHPPPFDSDPAATPPMLVSAQYHIHTHGVFRGLQDVRRVTPTVGKSSDNIEKRPFLCLHPGCGKKYFKLSHLQMHGRTHTGEKPYPCDYTDCGKRFSRSDQLKRHQRRHTGVKPFQCPTCGRQFARSDHLKTHIRTHTGKTSEKPFTCRWSNCQKKFARSDELMRHHSMHQRNQTKQHPAI; translated from the exons ATGCTGACAGAACCGTGCGGGACCATGGCGATGGGGTCAGAAGTTCGAGATCTGGCCCTTTTGACGGGACCTCCATTGCCCTCCCTCACCGGAGTCAGCGGTGGCTGCGGTATGTCAATGGGCAGCGGCCAGTGGACCCAGCTCCTGGACCTACATTCAGGTTCTACGTACAACTCCCTGCCGTCGCACCACTCCATCATCAAGCAGGAGCCGGGGTGGGCGGGCGGCGAGGTCGTGGAGGACCCCCACTGTGGTCTTGGGGCCTTCACGGTGCACTTCTCCGGACAGCTCACAGGCTCAGGCCCGTGTCGGGTCGGAGCGTTCGGAGAGTCGACTGCCAGCCAGCCCAGAGTTTTCCCGAACGGACCCTACCTCTCGGGATGCGTGGAGAGTCCACCTGTGGGCCGCAACCAGG GTTATGGAGCGATGAGTTTGGAAAACAACCCCAGTTACGGTCACACGCCGTCCCATCACACCCCTCCGTTCTCCAGTCTGTCCTTCAAACACGAGGACCCGCTGTCTCCCGCCAACACCATAG GTGACCAACAGTACCCAGGGCCTCCGCCTATGTTCGGCTGTCACAGTCCTCCAGAGTCATGCCCCAGCAGTCAAGGTCTCCTGCTGAGGAACTACAATAG CGACAATCTGTACCAAATGGCCTCACAGCTGGAGTGTGTGACATGGAACCAGATGAACACGCTGGCATCGTCCATGAAGAG CAGCCACCCGCCTCCCTTCGATAGTGACCCCGCAGCCACTCCTCCCATGCTGGTCAGCGCCCAGTACCACATCCACACCCACGGCGTCTTCAGGGGACTGCAG GATGTCAGGCGGGTCACTCCCACCGTGGGGAAGTCTTCCGACAACATCGAGAAGCGTCCCTTTCTGTGTCTCCATCCAGGCTGTGGCAAGAAGTACTTCAAACTCTCACACCTGCAGATGCACGGCCGCACCCACACAG GTGAGAAGCCGTACCCATGTGACTACACAGACTGTGGGAAAAGATTTTCCCGCTCGGACCAGCTAAAGAGACACCAGCGGAGACACACAG gaGTGAAGCCTTTTCAGTGCCCGACGTGTGGGAGACAGTTTGCACGGTCAGACCATCTTAAGACTCACATTCGGACACATACAGGTAAAACAA GTGAGAAGCCTTTTACCTGCAGGTGGTCCAACTGTCAGAAGAAGTTTGCCCGCTCAGACGAGCTGATGCGCCACCACAGCATGCACCAGAGGAACCAGACCAAGCAGCATCCTGCCATCTGA
- the wt1b gene encoding WT1 transcription factor b isoform X3, which produces MFGCHSPPESCPSSQGLLLRNYNSDNLYQMASQLECVTWNQMNTLASSMKSSHPPPFDSDPAATPPMLVSAQYHIHTHGVFRGLQDVRRVTPTVGKSSDNIEKRPFLCLHPGCGKKYFKLSHLQMHGRTHTGEKPYPCDYTDCGKRFSRSDQLKRHQRRHTGVKPFQCPTCGRQFARSDHLKTHIRTHTGKTSEKPFTCRWSNCQKKFARSDELMRHHSMHQRNQTKQHPAI; this is translated from the exons ATGTTCGGCTGTCACAGTCCTCCAGAGTCATGCCCCAGCAGTCAAGGTCTCCTGCTGAGGAACTACAATAG CGACAATCTGTACCAAATGGCCTCACAGCTGGAGTGTGTGACATGGAACCAGATGAACACGCTGGCATCGTCCATGAAGAG CAGCCACCCGCCTCCCTTCGATAGTGACCCCGCAGCCACTCCTCCCATGCTGGTCAGCGCCCAGTACCACATCCACACCCACGGCGTCTTCAGGGGACTGCAG GATGTCAGGCGGGTCACTCCCACCGTGGGGAAGTCTTCCGACAACATCGAGAAGCGTCCCTTTCTGTGTCTCCATCCAGGCTGTGGCAAGAAGTACTTCAAACTCTCACACCTGCAGATGCACGGCCGCACCCACACAG GTGAGAAGCCGTACCCATGTGACTACACAGACTGTGGGAAAAGATTTTCCCGCTCGGACCAGCTAAAGAGACACCAGCGGAGACACACAG gaGTGAAGCCTTTTCAGTGCCCGACGTGTGGGAGACAGTTTGCACGGTCAGACCATCTTAAGACTCACATTCGGACACATACAGGTAAAACAA GTGAGAAGCCTTTTACCTGCAGGTGGTCCAACTGTCAGAAGAAGTTTGCCCGCTCAGACGAGCTGATGCGCCACCACAGCATGCACCAGAGGAACCAGACCAAGCAGCATCCTGCCATCTGA
- the wt1b gene encoding WT1 transcription factor b isoform X2 gives MLTEPCGTMAMGSEVRDLALLTGPPLPSLTGVSGGCGMSMGSGQWTQLLDLHSGSTYNSLPSHHSIIKQEPGWAGGEVVEDPHCGLGAFTVHFSGQLTGSGPCRVGAFGESTASQPRVFPNGPYLSGCVESPPVGRNQGYGAMSLENNPSYGHTPSHHTPPFSSLSFKHEDPLSPANTIGDQQYPGPPPMFGCHSPPESCPSSQGLLLRNYNSDNLYQMASQLECVTWNQMNTLASSMKSSHPPPFDSDPAATPPMLVSAQYHIHTHGVFRGLQDVRRVTPTVGKSSDNIEKRPFLCLHPGCGKKYFKLSHLQMHGRTHTGEKPYPCDYTDCGKRFSRSDQLKRHQRRHTGVKPFQCPTCGRQFARSDHLKTHIRTHTGEKPFTCRWSNCQKKFARSDELMRHHSMHQRNQTKQHPAI, from the exons ATGCTGACAGAACCGTGCGGGACCATGGCGATGGGGTCAGAAGTTCGAGATCTGGCCCTTTTGACGGGACCTCCATTGCCCTCCCTCACCGGAGTCAGCGGTGGCTGCGGTATGTCAATGGGCAGCGGCCAGTGGACCCAGCTCCTGGACCTACATTCAGGTTCTACGTACAACTCCCTGCCGTCGCACCACTCCATCATCAAGCAGGAGCCGGGGTGGGCGGGCGGCGAGGTCGTGGAGGACCCCCACTGTGGTCTTGGGGCCTTCACGGTGCACTTCTCCGGACAGCTCACAGGCTCAGGCCCGTGTCGGGTCGGAGCGTTCGGAGAGTCGACTGCCAGCCAGCCCAGAGTTTTCCCGAACGGACCCTACCTCTCGGGATGCGTGGAGAGTCCACCTGTGGGCCGCAACCAGG GTTATGGAGCGATGAGTTTGGAAAACAACCCCAGTTACGGTCACACGCCGTCCCATCACACCCCTCCGTTCTCCAGTCTGTCCTTCAAACACGAGGACCCGCTGTCTCCCGCCAACACCATAG GTGACCAACAGTACCCAGGGCCTCCGCCTATGTTCGGCTGTCACAGTCCTCCAGAGTCATGCCCCAGCAGTCAAGGTCTCCTGCTGAGGAACTACAATAG CGACAATCTGTACCAAATGGCCTCACAGCTGGAGTGTGTGACATGGAACCAGATGAACACGCTGGCATCGTCCATGAAGAG CAGCCACCCGCCTCCCTTCGATAGTGACCCCGCAGCCACTCCTCCCATGCTGGTCAGCGCCCAGTACCACATCCACACCCACGGCGTCTTCAGGGGACTGCAG GATGTCAGGCGGGTCACTCCCACCGTGGGGAAGTCTTCCGACAACATCGAGAAGCGTCCCTTTCTGTGTCTCCATCCAGGCTGTGGCAAGAAGTACTTCAAACTCTCACACCTGCAGATGCACGGCCGCACCCACACAG GTGAGAAGCCGTACCCATGTGACTACACAGACTGTGGGAAAAGATTTTCCCGCTCGGACCAGCTAAAGAGACACCAGCGGAGACACACAG gaGTGAAGCCTTTTCAGTGCCCGACGTGTGGGAGACAGTTTGCACGGTCAGACCATCTTAAGACTCACATTCGGACACATACAG GTGAGAAGCCTTTTACCTGCAGGTGGTCCAACTGTCAGAAGAAGTTTGCCCGCTCAGACGAGCTGATGCGCCACCACAGCATGCACCAGAGGAACCAGACCAAGCAGCATCCTGCCATCTGA
- the eif3m gene encoding eukaryotic translation initiation factor 3 subunit M, translating into MSVPAFIDITEEDQASELRAYMKSKGAEISEENSEGGLHVDLAQIIEACDVCLKDDDKEVESVMNSIVSLLLILETEKQESLIESLCEKLVKFREGERPSLRMQLLSNLFHGMDENAPVRYTVFCSLIKVAATCNAVAFIPTDLDQVRKWIIDWNLDTEKKHTLLRLVYEALVDCKKSETAAKVMVELLGSYTEDNASQARVDAHRCIVRALKDPNTFLFDHLLTLKPVRFLEGELIHDLLTIFVSAKLASYVKFYQNNKDFIDSLGLSHEQNMAKMRLLTFMGMAVEFKEISFDTMQQELQIGADDVEAFVIDAVRTKMVYCKIDQTQQKVVVSHSTHRTFGKQQWQQLYDTLTSWKANLATVKSSLQTLSPSA; encoded by the exons ATGAGCGTCCCGGCATTTATTGATATCACCGAGGAAGACCAG GCGTCAGAGCTGAGAGCCTACATGAAATCCAAAGGTGCTGAAATCTCAGAAGAAAACTCTGAAGGTGGGCTTCATGTGGATCTTGCACAGATCATCGAGGCGTGTGATGTTTGCCTGAAGGATGATGATAAAG AAGTCGAGAGTGTAATGAACAGCATCGTGTCTCTGCTGTTGATCCTGGAGACAGAGAAGCAAGAATCTCTCATCGAGAGTCTTTGTGAAAAGCTGGTCAAGTTTCGAGAAGGAGAGAGACCCTCCCTTAGGATGCAGCT GTTGAGTAACTTGTTCCACGGCATGGATGAGAACGCCCCAGTGAGATACACCGTCTTCTGCAGTCTCATTAAGGTCGCAGCCACCTGTAATGCCGTTGCCTTCATTCCAACCGATCTTGATCAG GTCCGCAAGTGGATCATTGACTGGAATCTGGACACAGAGAAGAAGCACACTCTCTTGAGGCTGGTGTACGAAGCTCTGGTTGACTGCAAAAAAag TGAAACAGCAGCAAAGGtgatggtggagctgctgggaaGCTACACAGAAGACAACGCTTCACAAGCACGAGTCGACGCCCACAG ATGTATTGTCCGTGCGCTGAAAGACCCCAACACCTTCCTCTTTGACCATCTTCTGACCCTGAAGCCAGTCCGCTTTCTTGAAGGAGAACTTATCCACGAT CTACTGACGATCTTTGTGAGCGCAAAACTAGCCTCATATGTCAAGTTTTATCAGAATAACAAAGACTTTATTGATTCTCTTG GCTTGTCTCACGAGCAGAACATGGCTAAGATGCGTCTGCTGACCTTCATGGGGATGGCAGTGGAATTCAAGGAGATCTCCTTCGACACTATGCAACAGGAGCTGCAGATCGGAGCAGATGACGTGGAGGCTTTTGTCATCGATG CTGTTCGGACCAAGATGGTGTATTGCAAGATCGACCAGACACAGCAAAAAGTGGTCGTGAG CCACAGCACACACCGGACCTTCGGCaagcagcagtggcagcagctgTACGACACCCTCACCTCCTGGAAAGCGAACCTTGCAACCGTCAAATCCAGTCTGCAAACCTTATCGCCGTCTGCCTGA